A region of the Curtobacterium flaccumfaciens pv. betae genome:
TGGGCCGCGACCGCCGGGTCGTCATCGCCGGCCACATCGACACCGTCCCGCTCAACGACAACCTGCCGACCGAGTTCCGGACCGCCGAGGACGGCACCGAGATCCTCTGGGGCCGCGGCACCGTCGACATGAAGGCGGGCTGCGCGGTGCAGCTCAAGCTCGCGTACGACCTCGTCGACCCCTCGGTCGACGTCACGTGGGTCTGGTACGACCACGAAGAGGTGAGCGACGCCCTCAACGGCCTCGGCCGCCTGGCCCGGACGCGACCCGAACTCCTCGCCGCCGACTTCGCGATCCTGGGCGAGCCGTCCGGGGCGCAGATCGAGGGCGGGTGCAACGGCAACCTCCGCGCCGAGATCCGCACGTTCGGCAAGCGCTCGCACAGCGCCCGGAGCTGGATCGGCGACAACGCCATCCACAAGACCGCCCCGATCCTGGCCACCCTGGCCGCGTACGAGCCCCGCACGGTCACGGTCGACGGGCTCGAGTACCGCGAGGGCCTGAACGCGGTCGGCATCAGCGGCGGCATCGCGGGCAACATCATCCCGGACGAGGCGATGGTGCACGTGAACTACCGGTTCGCCCCCTCGCGCTCGGCCGACGAGGCCGTCGCCCACATCCGCGAGCTGTTCGACGGGTACGAGGTCACGATCGTCGACCTCGCCGCCGGTGCCCGCCCCGGGCTCGACGCCCCGCTCGCGCAGGACTTCGTCGCGGCCGTCGGCGGACCGGAGCCCCGTCCGAAGTACGGCTGGACCGACGTCGCACGCTTCTCGGCGCTCGGGGTCCCCGCGGTCAACTACGGCCCCGGCGAGCCGGTCTTCGCCCACCACGACGACGAGCAGGTCCCGGTCGCGCAGATCACCGCGGTCGAGGCCGGGCTGCGTCGGTGGCTGACGGCCTGACGACGGCGGGGGCCACCCGGAGGACCCCTGCCCGGAACCGTTGGCGGGCCCGGTACCGGGTCGTCCCCTGGTGGGTGCGAATCACGGTCGTCTACGTGCTGGCGCGGCTCGTCACCGGTGCCATGATGCTCGCGTTCGCGGGTGTGCAAGCGGCGAACTCGTTCACCGTGCAGAGCCCGGGCTACCTGTCGTTCGCGTCGATCTGGGACGGCGCCTGGTACCGCGTGATCGCCACGGGCGGGTACCCGTCGACGCTGCCGGTCGATGCCGCCGGGCACGTGACCGAGAACGCGTGGGCGTTCATGCCCGCGTACCCGTTCCTGGTGCGCGGGCTCATGCTGCTCACCGGAGCGTCGTTCGAGCTCGTCGCGGTCTCGGTGTCGTTGCTCGCCGGACTCGGGGCCGCGCTGGTGTTCCGCCGGCTCATGGGGGGGTTCCTCGACCCCGCACGGGCGACGTTCGCAACGGTGCTGTTCTGCGTCGCACCGGTGTCCGCGATGTTCCAGGTGGCCTACGCGGAGTCGATGGGCCTGTTCCTGTTGCTCGTCGCGCTGCTGCTCATGGTTGATCGACGGTGGTGGGCGATGCTGCCCGTCGTGCTGCTGCTCGGCATGACGCGGCCGACGGGCCTCGCCTTCGCGTTCCTGGTGGTGCTCTTCGTGGCCGCGTGGGCGATCCGGCCGGCGTGGGTGCGCTCGTCGGAGCCGCTCACCCTCCGCCGACTCGTGCCCCCCGCGGTGGTCGCCACTGTGTCGGGTCTGGTCGGGCTGGCGTGGCCGGCGATCGCGTGGGCGGTCACCGGGGTGCCGAAGGCCTACACCGACACCGAGCTCGCCTGGCGGTCGTCGTACATCGGGTGGAAGGAACTCGTGCCGTTCGCGCCGTGGGTGCAGGGGTTCGGGTGGTGGTTCGGGCAGCCGGCCGGCACGGTCCTGCTCGTCGTCGTGCTCGTCGGGTTCGCGGCGTTCGTGTGCCTGCCCGCCGCACGCCGGATCGGCATCGAGCTCCGACTCTGGGGCGTGGCGTACCTCGTGTACCTGCTCGCGGTGTTCTTCCCGCAGTCGAGCACCTGGCGCATCCTCGTGCCGATCGCGCCGTTGCTCGGGATCGTCGCGCTGCCGCGGTCGCGGGTGTACCGCGTGGCCGTCGTCGTCGCGTTCGTCGGGCTGCAGTGGGTCTGGCTGTACTACACGTGGTGGGTCGACGGCTACGACTGGACCCCGCCGTGATCGACGCAGGGCTCCGGAGGCCCGTGGATCCGCGTTCTGCGGAGCATCCGGACGGCACATCCGACACCCCCAACCTGGGCGGTTTCGCAGTTGCCCCCTCCATACGGGATAATGGGGCTGCATTTACTGCACGAAAGGGGACATCTGATGGCAGCCATGAAGCCGAGGACCGGTGACGGGCCGATGGAGGCTGTTAAGGAGGGTCGACTCATCATCGTGCGGGTTCCGCTCGAAGGTGGAGGCCGCCTGGTCGTCTCGGTCAACGATGCCGAGGCCAAGGAACTCCACGACGCACTCGCTGAGGTCGTCTCGGCCTAGTACGTCGAAGCACCAGAACGGAAGGCCCG
Encoded here:
- the dapE gene encoding succinyl-diaminopimelate desuccinylase; this encodes MPEHLDLTASSIDITRAICDIESVSGNEQALADAIEAVLAPLPHLEVIRDGDAIVARTNLGRDRRVVIAGHIDTVPLNDNLPTEFRTAEDGTEILWGRGTVDMKAGCAVQLKLAYDLVDPSVDVTWVWYDHEEVSDALNGLGRLARTRPELLAADFAILGEPSGAQIEGGCNGNLRAEIRTFGKRSHSARSWIGDNAIHKTAPILATLAAYEPRTVTVDGLEYREGLNAVGISGGIAGNIIPDEAMVHVNYRFAPSRSADEAVAHIRELFDGYEVTIVDLAAGARPGLDAPLAQDFVAAVGGPEPRPKYGWTDVARFSALGVPAVNYGPGEPVFAHHDDEQVPVAQITAVEAGLRRWLTA
- a CDS encoding DUF3117 domain-containing protein: MAAMKPRTGDGPMEAVKEGRLIIVRVPLEGGGRLVVSVNDAEAKELHDALAEVVSA